One region of Myxococcales bacterium genomic DNA includes:
- a CDS encoding ABC transporter ATP-binding protein, whose protein sequence is MTTPLRLSEVQFQYRRAASPSLQNVSLSLEAGRLTGISGRTGAGKTTCVRTFNGLIPHVIPGDFRGRVELFGRPLERSNRHEAIRRVGMVFQDFEAQLFSTTVRGEVAFVLETAGLTPAAIQTRVAESLARVGLAALAEREPGTLSGGQKQRLAIACLLAARPDILLLDEPTTDLDPIGKSEVAAILRELADAGHTVALVEHETDLLARARQIHLLADGRLSDTRPLDGFRDEPERLLDFGIRPPDLWRLWRRIGLTDPPDDVEEAARRLRENGFVATQPASDEPAPSRREPLFILDRVGFAYPDGNAVLADFSLTIQRGESLAVLGPNGAGKTTLIGLLNGLRRPTQGRVLFRGADIARQSVGRLGADIGFVFQNPDHQLFSPTVFEEVAFALKVRGAPAAAWPAKVERVLALVGLTGVEDRDPFTMTKGERQKLALASVLVHEPEVLILDEPTTGLDAAEQEVMADLLRSLQARGHTVLIITHSMDTALAVADRALVLVDGRALADGPTREVFANENRLAAAQLRPPMAARLSARLGCGALSLAALAARLRRRPT, encoded by the coding sequence ATGACGACACCGCTCCGCCTCTCCGAAGTGCAATTTCAATATCGCCGCGCGGCATCGCCTTCGCTGCAAAACGTTTCCTTATCGCTTGAAGCCGGCCGGCTTACCGGGATCAGCGGCCGCACCGGCGCCGGAAAAACAACCTGCGTGCGCACCTTCAACGGCCTGATTCCCCACGTCATCCCCGGCGACTTTCGCGGCCGGGTCGAGCTCTTCGGCCGCCCGCTCGAACGGTCGAACCGCCATGAGGCGATCCGCCGCGTCGGCATGGTCTTTCAGGATTTCGAAGCGCAATTGTTTTCCACCACCGTCCGTGGCGAGGTCGCCTTCGTCCTGGAAACGGCCGGCCTCACTCCCGCCGCGATCCAAACGCGGGTGGCCGAATCCCTGGCGCGGGTCGGCCTGGCCGCGCTGGCCGAACGTGAGCCCGGCACGCTGTCGGGCGGGCAAAAGCAGCGGCTGGCGATCGCCTGCCTGCTGGCGGCGCGACCGGACATCCTGTTGCTGGACGAGCCGACCACCGACCTGGACCCGATCGGCAAGAGCGAGGTCGCCGCGATCCTGCGCGAGTTGGCCGACGCGGGGCACACGGTGGCGCTGGTCGAACACGAAACCGACCTGCTGGCGCGGGCGCGGCAAATCCATCTGCTGGCCGACGGCCGCCTGAGCGACACCCGGCCCCTGGACGGATTCCGCGACGAACCCGAGCGGCTGCTCGATTTCGGTATCCGGCCGCCCGATCTTTGGCGGTTGTGGCGCCGCATCGGTTTGACCGATCCGCCGGACGATGTCGAGGAGGCGGCGCGGCGGTTGCGCGAAAACGGCTTCGTCGCGACGCAACCCGCGAGCGACGAGCCGGCGCCGTCCCGCCGTGAACCGCTGTTCATCCTGGACCGCGTCGGCTTCGCCTACCCGGACGGCAACGCGGTGCTCGCCGATTTTTCCCTGACGATTCAGCGCGGCGAAAGCCTGGCCGTGCTCGGACCGAACGGCGCCGGCAAGACCACGCTGATCGGCCTGCTCAACGGCTTGCGCCGCCCGACGCAAGGGCGCGTCCTGTTTCGCGGCGCGGACATCGCCCGGCAAAGCGTCGGCCGCCTGGGCGCCGACATCGGCTTCGTTTTTCAGAACCCCGACCACCAGTTGTTTTCGCCGACGGTCTTCGAGGAAGTCGCGTTCGCGCTCAAGGTGCGCGGCGCGCCGGCGGCCGCTTGGCCGGCCAAGGTCGAGCGCGTGCTGGCGCTGGTCGGGCTGACGGGCGTCGAGGATCGCGACCCGTTCACCATGACCAAGGGCGAGCGGCAGAAACTGGCCCTGGCATCGGTGCTGGTTCACGAACCCGAAGTGTTGATCCTCGACGAACCGACGACCGGCCTGGACGCGGCGGAACAGGAAGTCATGGCGGATCTGCTGCGGTCGCTGCAAGCGCGCGGCCATACGGTGCTGATCATCACCCACAGCATGGACACCGCGCTGGCGGTCGCCGACCGCGCGTTGGTCTTGGTCGACGGCCGGGCGCTCGCCGACGGTCCGACGCGCGAGGTTTTCGCCAACGAAAACCGCCTGGCCGCGGCGCAACTGCGGCCGCCCATGGCCGCCCGTTTGTCGGCCCGCCTGGGATGCGGGGCGCTGTCGCTGGCCGCGCTTGCGGCGCGCCTGCGACGGAGGCCGACATGA
- a CDS encoding energy-coupling factor transporter transmembrane protein EcfT produces MSLAFRRNAAAPFAQSHPVVRLIAAAALFVPPFFRESVEYQVGYVLLMFLAVLATGALGNLWRLKGIALSIFFVSLALWSLTLPGETLLWRLGPLEVHREALLIGLSRAVRLLSFLMIGVTFLTLTSIEEFTYGLHRLGLPYRACFSVTLSFRLAPLFLEAALQIANAQRTRGLDLDEGNFLARWRRYLPLMMPVVVSGFRRADQLAVALEAKGFSLPGRRVFPAVYSFTWREALLLCGVFLLNIGAYFFADIRLAV; encoded by the coding sequence ATGAGCCTGGCCTTCCGCCGCAACGCCGCCGCGCCGTTCGCGCAATCCCATCCGGTGGTACGCCTGATCGCCGCCGCCGCCTTGTTCGTGCCGCCGTTTTTCCGGGAGAGCGTCGAATACCAGGTCGGGTATGTCCTGCTGATGTTTCTGGCCGTCCTGGCGACTGGCGCGCTCGGCAACCTCTGGCGCCTGAAAGGAATCGCGCTGTCGATCTTTTTCGTATCGCTCGCGCTGTGGAGCCTGACCCTGCCCGGCGAAACCTTGCTCTGGCGCCTGGGACCGCTCGAAGTGCACCGCGAGGCGCTGCTCATCGGGCTGTCGCGGGCCGTCCGGCTGCTTTCTTTTTTAATGATCGGCGTCACCTTCCTGACGCTGACCTCGATCGAGGAATTCACCTACGGCCTGCACCGGCTCGGCCTGCCCTATCGCGCCTGTTTTTCGGTCACCCTGTCGTTCCGGCTGGCCCCGCTGTTTCTGGAAGCCGCGCTGCAAATCGCCAACGCGCAGCGGACCCGGGGGCTGGATCTGGACGAAGGCAATTTCCTCGCGCGCTGGCGGCGCTACCTGCCGCTGATGATGCCGGTGGTGGTCTCCGGTTTCCGCCGCGCCGACCAACTGGCCGTGGCTTTGGAGGCGAAAGGGTTCTCGCTGCCCGGCCGGCGGGTCTTCCCGGCGGTCTATTCCTTTACCTGGCGCGAAGCCCTCTTGCTTTGCGGCGTATTTTTGCTCAATATCGGGGCATATTTTTTCGCGGATATCCGGCTTGCTGTTTGA